The following proteins are encoded in a genomic region of Rattus rattus isolate New Zealand chromosome 2, Rrattus_CSIRO_v1, whole genome shotgun sequence:
- the LOC116894715 gene encoding keratin-associated protein 20-2-like, producing MCYYGNYYGGLGYGYGCGCGYGDLSYGYGYGRFGYGCCRPCCHWRYWSYGFY from the coding sequence ATGTGCTACTATGGAAACTACTATGGGGGTCTTGGTTATGGttatggctgtggctgtggctatggAGACCTAAGTTATGGCTATGGTTATGGCAGATTTGGATATGGCTGCTGCCGCCCATGTTGCCATTGGAGATACTGGTCCTATGGATTCTACTGA